One Actinomyces marmotae DNA window includes the following coding sequences:
- a CDS encoding histidinol-phosphate transaminase yields MSSLPIRPGLEGQTPYGAPELDVPARLNVNENPYAPSPAVVADIADAVARAASGLNRYPDRDFPALRQALADYLGVESGARLGRDQIWAANGSNEVMLHLLQAFGGPGRACLSLTPTYSMYPEYARDTLTEYVTIPRRDDFTIDVDATAAAIAERRPAVLITASPNNPTGTALPPAAARALLEASRGNGPTAADGAPTDCVVVIDEAYAEFRRPGVPSALELLEGNPHLAVSRTMSKAFGAAGLRLGYLAASRELVDMLRVVRLPYHLSAITQAAALAALAHREELMGQVASLREERDSLVAWLRSQGLTAHESDANFVLFGPFADRHRVWQDLLDDGVLIRVVGPEGFLRASVGTPEEMTAFRAALTKALSGARAVGPDPQEPA; encoded by the coding sequence GTGAGCAGCCTTCCCATCCGCCCCGGGCTCGAGGGCCAGACCCCCTACGGGGCCCCGGAGTTGGACGTGCCCGCGCGCCTCAACGTCAACGAGAACCCCTACGCGCCCAGTCCCGCCGTCGTCGCGGACATCGCCGACGCCGTCGCCCGGGCCGCCTCCGGTCTCAACCGCTACCCGGACCGCGACTTCCCCGCCCTGCGCCAGGCCCTGGCCGACTACCTCGGGGTCGAGTCCGGCGCGCGCCTGGGGCGGGACCAGATCTGGGCGGCCAATGGTTCCAACGAGGTCATGCTCCACCTCCTCCAGGCCTTCGGCGGGCCCGGGCGGGCTTGCCTGTCCCTCACCCCCACGTACTCCATGTATCCCGAGTACGCCCGCGACACCCTCACCGAGTACGTGACGATCCCGCGCCGGGACGACTTCACCATCGACGTGGATGCCACCGCGGCCGCCATCGCCGAGCGCCGCCCCGCCGTGCTCATCACCGCCAGCCCCAACAACCCCACCGGCACCGCCCTGCCCCCGGCCGCCGCGCGCGCCCTGCTGGAGGCCTCCCGCGGCAACGGGCCCACCGCCGCCGACGGCGCCCCCACCGACTGCGTCGTCGTCATCGACGAGGCCTACGCGGAGTTCCGCCGGCCCGGCGTTCCCAGCGCCCTGGAGCTCCTGGAGGGCAACCCCCACCTGGCCGTGTCCCGCACGATGAGCAAGGCCTTCGGCGCCGCCGGCCTGCGCCTGGGCTACCTCGCCGCCTCCCGCGAGCTGGTCGACATGCTGCGCGTCGTGCGCCTGCCCTACCACCTCTCCGCGATCACCCAGGCCGCCGCCCTGGCGGCACTGGCCCACCGGGAGGAACTCATGGGACAGGTCGCCTCCCTGCGCGAGGAGCGCGACTCCCTCGTGGCCTGGCTGCGCTCCCAGGGCCTGACCGCCCACGAGTCCGACGCCAACTTCGTGCTCTTCGGCCCCTTCGCCGATCGTCACCGCGTCTGGCAGGATCTCCTTGACGACGGCGTGCTCATCCGCGTCGTCGGCCCCGAGGGCTTCCTGCGCGCCAGCGTGGGGACACCCGAGGAGATGACGGCCTTCCGCGCCGCCCTGACCAAGGCCCTCAGCGGCGCCCGCGCCGTCGGCCCCGACCCCCAGGAGCCCGCATGA